In Flammeovirgaceae bacterium 311, one DNA window encodes the following:
- the xylE gene encoding D-xylose transporter XylE (COG0477 Permeases of the major facilitator superfamily): protein MKQQTDVEKQNMPFIVGITLVATLGGLLFGYDTAVISGAIGSLRDYFQLSDLEMGWAGSSALVGCMIGAAVAGLIADRFGRKPGLLIAAVLFFISAIGSAMPDSFTTFIIYRIVGGIGVGIASMLSPMYIAEIAPAHLRGRLVSFNQLAIVTGMLIVYFVNYYIALQGDEVWNLNTGWRWMFGSEAIPAGLFFFLVLVVPRSPRWLVLAGKEAKAVEVLTKIMNADYAKRAVAEITASLHRDSLAPKVKLIGQGFGWVLFIGIMLSVFQQITGINVILYYAPEIFKQLGGGTTDAAMLQTIVVGAVNLVFTVVAIATVDRWGRKPLMIIGSLGMGICISAVGFAAYTQNTGVWILLFILGYIASFALSLGPVVWVLLSEIFPNQIRAKALAIAVFAQWLANFAVSQTFPMMLGNPYLNENFHGAFPFWLYGAMCVVTIIFVWKYVPETKGRKLEEMEDLWRKKSDLIPENPNLDPTIKAKA from the coding sequence ATGAAACAACAAACAGATGTAGAAAAGCAAAATATGCCTTTCATTGTAGGCATCACACTGGTGGCTACGCTGGGGGGCCTTTTGTTTGGCTACGATACCGCTGTAATATCAGGTGCTATCGGATCGCTGCGGGACTACTTTCAACTAAGCGACCTCGAAATGGGCTGGGCAGGTTCCAGTGCGCTGGTAGGTTGTATGATTGGTGCAGCTGTTGCCGGACTCATTGCCGACCGCTTTGGCCGTAAGCCTGGCTTGCTGATTGCAGCAGTCCTTTTCTTTATTTCAGCTATTGGCTCTGCCATGCCTGACAGCTTCACTACCTTTATCATCTATCGTATTGTGGGTGGTATCGGTGTAGGCATTGCCTCTATGCTTTCGCCTATGTACATAGCCGAAATTGCTCCTGCTCATTTGCGCGGCCGGCTGGTTTCTTTTAACCAGCTTGCAATCGTTACCGGTATGCTGATTGTGTATTTTGTAAACTATTACATTGCCCTGCAGGGTGATGAAGTGTGGAACCTCAATACAGGATGGCGCTGGATGTTTGGCAGCGAGGCCATTCCAGCAGGCTTGTTCTTCTTCCTGGTACTGGTAGTACCCCGCAGCCCCCGCTGGCTGGTGCTGGCTGGCAAAGAAGCAAAAGCCGTGGAAGTGCTTACCAAAATCATGAATGCCGACTATGCAAAACGCGCTGTAGCCGAGATCACTGCTTCCCTCCACCGCGATTCGCTGGCGCCTAAAGTAAAGCTGATTGGCCAGGGCTTTGGCTGGGTGCTGTTTATTGGTATCATGCTAAGTGTGTTTCAGCAAATCACGGGTATCAACGTAATCCTTTATTATGCTCCGGAAATTTTTAAACAATTAGGCGGTGGCACCACAGATGCGGCCATGCTGCAAACTATCGTAGTGGGTGCCGTTAACCTCGTCTTCACAGTGGTAGCCATTGCAACTGTAGACCGCTGGGGACGCAAGCCGCTGATGATTATTGGTTCACTGGGCATGGGCATCTGTATCAGTGCCGTAGGTTTTGCTGCCTACACACAAAATACAGGTGTATGGATCCTGCTCTTCATCCTGGGTTACATTGCTTCTTTTGCACTGTCATTAGGACCGGTTGTATGGGTACTTCTTTCTGAAATATTCCCTAACCAGATTCGTGCAAAAGCCCTGGCAATCGCCGTATTTGCACAGTGGCTGGCAAACTTTGCAGTAAGCCAGACTTTCCCGATGATGCTGGGCAACCCGTACCTGAATGAGAATTTCCACGGCGCTTTCCCTTTCTGGCTGTATGGCGCCATGTGCGTGGTTACCATTATCTTCGTATGGAAGTACGTACCTGAAACCAAAGGCAGAAAGCTTGAAGAAATGGAAGATCTGTGGAGAAAGAAATCAGACCTGATCCCCGAAAATCCAAATCTGGACCCTACAATAAAGGCAAAAGCCTGA
- a CDS encoding xylose isomerase (COG2115 Xylose isomerase) produces MSKVVLGDKEYFKGVGQIKYEGRESDNPLAYRWYDENKMVAGKSMKDHFRFAIAYWHSFVGDGADPFGSPTHNYPWNEKKDPIERAKDKMDAAFEFITKMNMPYYCFHDVDVVDYGNDIKENDRRLQAMVEYAKQKQAESGVKLLWGTANLFSHTRYMNGASTNPDFHVLAHGAAQVKAALDATIALGGENYVFWGGREGYMTLLNTDMKREQEHFARFLHTARDYARKQGFKGTFFIEPKPMEPTKHQYDYDAATVAGFLRQYDLMDDFKLNIEVNHATLAGHTFQHELQVAADQGLLGSIDANRGDYQNGWDTDQFPNDIYELTEAMLVFLEAGGLQGGGVNFDAKIRRNSTDPKDLFYAHVGGADIFARALLTADAILQKSDYKKIRQERYASFDSGKGKAFEEGQLSLEDLRAYAIENGEPATISGRQEYLENLINRYI; encoded by the coding sequence ATGTCAAAAGTAGTTTTAGGAGATAAAGAATACTTCAAGGGAGTAGGACAGATCAAATACGAAGGCCGGGAGTCTGATAACCCGCTGGCCTACCGCTGGTACGATGAGAACAAAATGGTAGCTGGCAAAAGCATGAAAGACCACTTTCGCTTTGCTATCGCTTACTGGCATTCATTTGTAGGTGATGGCGCAGATCCTTTTGGTTCACCCACGCACAACTATCCCTGGAATGAGAAAAAAGACCCGATAGAGCGCGCCAAAGATAAAATGGATGCTGCTTTTGAATTTATCACCAAAATGAACATGCCTTACTACTGCTTCCATGATGTGGATGTGGTGGATTATGGCAACGACATTAAGGAGAACGACAGAAGGCTGCAGGCGATGGTGGAGTATGCCAAACAAAAGCAGGCCGAAAGTGGCGTGAAACTGCTGTGGGGTACTGCCAACCTGTTTTCGCACACCCGCTATATGAACGGTGCTTCTACCAACCCTGATTTTCATGTGCTGGCCCATGGCGCTGCCCAGGTAAAAGCAGCCCTGGATGCTACCATTGCACTGGGCGGAGAAAATTACGTATTCTGGGGTGGCCGCGAAGGTTACATGACCCTGCTGAACACTGACATGAAGCGTGAGCAGGAGCATTTTGCCCGATTCCTTCATACTGCCAGAGATTATGCTCGCAAGCAGGGCTTTAAAGGCACCTTCTTTATTGAGCCTAAGCCTATGGAACCTACCAAGCACCAGTACGATTACGATGCTGCTACGGTAGCCGGCTTCCTGCGCCAGTACGACCTGATGGATGATTTCAAGCTGAATATTGAGGTAAACCATGCCACTCTTGCCGGCCATACCTTCCAGCACGAGCTGCAGGTAGCTGCTGATCAGGGACTGTTAGGATCTATCGATGCCAACCGTGGTGACTATCAGAACGGCTGGGACACCGACCAGTTCCCGAACGATATCTATGAACTAACAGAAGCCATGCTGGTATTTCTTGAGGCCGGTGGCCTGCAGGGCGGCGGCGTTAACTTCGATGCCAAGATCAGAAGAAATTCTACCGATCCTAAAGACCTCTTCTACGCCCACGTAGGGGGTGCCGATATTTTCGCGAGAGCGCTGCTTACTGCTGATGCCATCCTGCAGAAATCTGACTACAAGAAGATACGCCAGGAGCGTTATGCCTCTTTCGACAGCGGAAAAGGCAAAGCTTTTGAAGAAGGGCAGCTTTCGCTGGAAGACCTGCGTGCTTATGCCATTGAAAATGGTGAGCCTGCAACCATCAGTGGAAGACAGGAATATCTGGAGAATTTGATTAATCGCTATATCTAG
- a CDS encoding Xylulokinase (COG1070 Sugar (pentulose and hexulose) kinases), with product MLLLGIDLGTSSIKVSVVDDQTQTSLVSAQYPDKESDILSPKPGWAEQSPDMWWLHVQTAIRKANASGKYDPKDIGAIGIAYQMHGLVVVDKDQQVLRNSIIWCDSRAVEIGNKAFESIGEDKSLSHLLNSPGNFTASKLAWVKQNEPELYNRIDKAMLPGDFVAMMLTGEVTTSVSALSEGVFWDFKTDKLSEDVLGYYGFDRALIPEVRPVFSDHGRLKKEIADQIGLKEGIPVTYKSGDQPNNALSLNVLQPGEVAATAGTSGVIYGVSDQLIYDPQSRVNTFAHVNYSGEEKRVGVLLCINGTGILNRWIKNLFASEISYAEMNKQAGQVPIGSDGLRVLPFGNGAERMLNNKIVGTHFHNIDLNLHSQSHMFRGVQEGIAFAFRYGLDIMRENGMNPTLIRAGRANLFLSDLFLEAFVNATHVPVELYMNDGSVGAALGAGIGVKTFNSEQEAFSNSKPLQLVEPKNTEAYEPVYQEWKALLQKQLM from the coding sequence ATGCTCTTATTAGGAATTGATTTAGGTACCTCTTCCATCAAAGTATCGGTTGTTGACGATCAGACCCAAACCAGTCTGGTATCGGCCCAATATCCCGATAAAGAGTCCGATATTCTCTCGCCAAAGCCAGGCTGGGCGGAACAATCTCCAGATATGTGGTGGCTGCATGTACAAACAGCCATTCGTAAAGCCAATGCCTCTGGCAAATACGATCCGAAAGATATTGGTGCCATTGGCATCGCCTACCAGATGCACGGGCTGGTTGTGGTTGATAAAGACCAGCAGGTGTTGCGCAATTCTATTATCTGGTGCGACAGCCGTGCTGTTGAAATTGGTAACAAAGCCTTCGAAAGCATTGGCGAAGATAAAAGCCTCTCTCACCTCCTGAACTCTCCCGGCAACTTCACCGCCTCCAAGCTGGCCTGGGTAAAGCAAAACGAACCCGAGCTCTACAACCGCATCGATAAGGCCATGCTTCCCGGCGACTTTGTAGCCATGATGCTAACCGGAGAAGTGACTACCAGCGTTTCGGCCCTTTCTGAAGGGGTTTTCTGGGACTTCAAAACGGATAAACTATCTGAAGATGTACTGGGCTATTACGGCTTCGATAGGGCGCTGATCCCGGAAGTAAGACCGGTTTTTTCTGATCATGGCAGGCTGAAAAAAGAGATTGCTGATCAGATAGGCCTGAAGGAAGGCATCCCGGTAACCTATAAATCCGGCGATCAGCCCAATAATGCGCTTTCTCTCAACGTACTGCAGCCTGGCGAAGTGGCTGCCACTGCCGGAACCTCGGGCGTGATCTATGGCGTGAGCGATCAGCTAATTTATGATCCGCAATCGCGGGTAAACACTTTTGCCCACGTAAATTATAGCGGCGAAGAAAAACGCGTGGGTGTGCTGCTGTGCATCAATGGCACCGGCATTCTTAACCGCTGGATCAAAAACCTGTTTGCCTCCGAAATCAGCTATGCAGAGATGAACAAACAGGCCGGACAGGTACCTATTGGCAGTGATGGTCTGCGTGTATTGCCCTTTGGCAACGGAGCAGAGCGTATGCTCAACAACAAAATTGTAGGCACCCATTTTCATAATATAGACCTGAACCTGCACAGCCAGAGCCATATGTTCAGGGGCGTGCAGGAGGGCATTGCTTTTGCCTTCCGCTACGGGCTGGATATTATGCGTGAAAACGGGATGAATCCTACCCTTATTCGTGCCGGCAGGGCCAACCTCTTCCTGAGCGATCTTTTCCTGGAGGCTTTTGTAAATGCCACGCACGTGCCGGTTGAGCTCTATATGAACGATGGCAGCGTTGGTGCGGCCCTGGGCGCAGGTATAGGCGTAAAAACTTTCAATTCTGAACAGGAGGCTTTCAGCAACAGTAAACCACTGCAGTTGGTGGAGCCAAAAAATACAGAGGCCTACGAGCCGGTGTACCAGGAGTGGAAAGCCCTGTTACAGAAACAACTTATGTAG
- a CDS encoding beta-Ig-H3/fasciclin (COG2335 Secreted and surface protein containing fasciclin-like repeats): MKKLLFFIPALILSFSACNSDNRSQEGTTDTEQVQIGTEELDNETRSLRQVIASREELSTFASLIENAGMVETVEGVGPFTIFAPSNEAFNKLPQGRVDALMSMGDSQELKTIIGHHMMSRRLMQDEIENAGNVDLLGGPNLHLRMENGNIMIGNARVVTQSIPARNGVIHIIDQVLIPENIQIPQ; the protein is encoded by the coding sequence ATGAAAAAGCTGCTTTTTTTTATTCCCGCCCTTATTCTAAGCTTCAGCGCCTGCAACTCCGACAACCGTTCACAAGAGGGCACAACAGACACCGAACAGGTACAGATAGGCACGGAAGAGCTTGATAACGAAACGCGTAGTCTCAGACAGGTAATTGCGAGCAGGGAGGAGCTTTCTACATTTGCCAGCCTTATTGAAAACGCCGGCATGGTAGAAACCGTAGAAGGTGTGGGTCCATTCACCATTTTTGCACCCTCTAATGAAGCCTTCAATAAACTGCCACAGGGAAGAGTGGATGCTCTGATGAGTATGGGCGACAGCCAGGAACTGAAGACCATCATTGGCCATCATATGATGAGCAGAAGATTAATGCAGGACGAAATTGAAAATGCCGGCAATGTAGATTTATTAGGAGGGCCCAACCTTCACCTAAGAATGGAAAACGGCAACATCATGATTGGCAATGCAAGAGTAGTTACCCAAAGCATCCCCGCCAGAAATGGAGTAATCCATATCATTGATCAGGTGCTGATCCCTGAAAATATACAGATTCCGCAATAA
- a CDS encoding beta-N-acetylglucosaminidase (COG1680 Beta-lactamase class C and other penicillin binding proteins), producing MKILLHLFLTAVIFLAPLLPLEAQIKDPASHSAPAALNHWVDAVFDTLSPDQRIALLTDTPATNNLLNGIPPALSKPIAEELLHRKLLEASLTVLRNERVLMPLLRLDTLQIASVSFGTSRSTPFQEMIGLYTRVTHFNLPLGASQVAVDAVKEQLAHYNLVIGGLHEEPAGTQLNKVAGAGEPVQQFISLLSSSQNTIMAVFKNAEALAALPGIEQSDGLIITYHDSPLAQELAAQLIFGGISAGGRLPQHVGNNFREGEGIVVAEKIRLGYGLPEEVGMDSEILYSRVDSLVNQAMDVKATPGAQVLVARNGKVVLHKAYGYHEYSDTVRVKKSDLYDLASVTKISSGLAALMKLHDEGKFNPDAPLGQYLPSFKRSNKADIPMRDILTHQGRLTPWIPFWKNTIRKNGGYKWFTFRPDSSARYPIKIRENMYLHRNYPDRIMKAIRKSPLLEEKKYVYSDFFFILAPRVVENISGEKLPVYLQQNFYEPLGATSLTYNPYEKYPPKSIVPTEYDFFFRHEPIRGRVHDEGAIMLGGISGHAGLFSNANDLAKLLQMYLNGGSYGGRQYISTETLQEFTRYQFPENNNRRGLGFDKPALEYTGANSNTARDASKASFGHTGFTGIFVWMDPEYDLLYIFLSNRVMPTRDNNRLGKLNTRTNIQQVLYDAIRE from the coding sequence ATGAAAATACTGTTGCACCTGTTTTTAACTGCAGTGATTTTTTTAGCCCCCCTCCTGCCCCTGGAGGCACAAATAAAAGATCCTGCCAGCCATAGCGCTCCCGCCGCACTCAATCACTGGGTTGATGCTGTGTTCGATACCCTAAGCCCGGACCAGCGGATTGCTTTGTTAACAGACACGCCAGCCACAAATAATCTTTTAAACGGGATTCCTCCTGCCCTTTCAAAACCTATTGCAGAAGAGTTACTGCACCGGAAGCTGTTGGAGGCTTCTCTTACCGTGCTCCGCAATGAGCGGGTGCTGATGCCCCTCTTACGACTGGATACCCTGCAAATAGCTTCTGTTTCTTTTGGCACCAGTAGGTCAACACCTTTTCAAGAGATGATTGGCCTTTATACCAGGGTTACCCACTTTAACCTGCCTCTAGGTGCAAGCCAGGTAGCTGTAGATGCCGTTAAAGAGCAGCTGGCACACTACAACCTGGTGATTGGAGGATTGCATGAGGAACCAGCCGGCACTCAGCTCAATAAGGTAGCTGGCGCCGGCGAACCGGTTCAACAGTTTATTAGTTTGTTGTCGTCCAGCCAAAACACCATTATGGCTGTGTTCAAAAATGCGGAGGCCCTTGCTGCCCTTCCCGGTATTGAGCAAAGCGATGGTCTTATCATTACCTATCACGACAGCCCCCTTGCCCAGGAGCTGGCTGCGCAACTGATCTTTGGCGGTATAAGTGCAGGTGGGCGCCTGCCCCAACATGTGGGCAACAATTTCAGAGAGGGCGAGGGCATAGTGGTAGCCGAAAAAATCAGGCTGGGATACGGGCTGCCAGAAGAGGTTGGCATGGATTCTGAAATTCTCTACAGCCGGGTAGATTCACTGGTAAACCAGGCAATGGATGTAAAGGCCACCCCGGGTGCACAGGTGCTGGTGGCCAGGAATGGAAAGGTGGTGCTGCACAAAGCCTATGGCTACCACGAGTACAGCGATACCGTCCGGGTAAAAAAGTCTGATCTGTATGATCTGGCCTCTGTTACCAAGATCAGCAGCGGGCTGGCAGCCCTGATGAAGTTGCACGACGAAGGAAAATTCAACCCGGACGCACCGCTCGGGCAGTACCTCCCCTCCTTCAAAAGATCTAACAAAGCCGATATCCCCATGCGCGATATCCTCACACACCAGGGTCGGCTAACCCCCTGGATCCCTTTCTGGAAAAATACCATCAGGAAAAACGGTGGGTATAAGTGGTTTACCTTTAGGCCAGACTCCTCAGCGCGTTATCCCATCAAAATCAGGGAAAATATGTACCTGCACAGAAATTATCCCGACAGGATCATGAAGGCCATTAGAAAATCACCTTTGCTGGAGGAGAAAAAATATGTCTATTCTGATTTCTTCTTTATACTGGCCCCGCGGGTAGTAGAAAACATTAGCGGCGAAAAACTACCTGTGTACCTGCAGCAAAACTTTTATGAGCCCCTGGGGGCCACCAGTCTTACCTATAACCCCTATGAAAAATACCCGCCGAAAAGTATCGTACCAACGGAATATGACTTTTTTTTCCGGCACGAGCCCATTCGCGGACGTGTGCACGACGAAGGCGCCATTATGCTGGGGGGCATCTCAGGCCATGCTGGTCTGTTCTCCAATGCCAATGACCTGGCCAAGCTCCTGCAAATGTACCTGAATGGCGGCAGCTATGGCGGCCGGCAGTATATCAGCACAGAAACCCTGCAGGAGTTTACCCGCTACCAGTTTCCGGAGAACAACAACCGCCGCGGACTGGGCTTTGATAAACCGGCACTTGAGTACACAGGAGCAAACAGCAACACCGCCCGCGATGCCAGCAAGGCCAGTTTTGGCCACACCGGCTTTACCGGCATTTTCGTATGGATGGACCCGGAGTATGATTTGCTCTACATCTTTCTCTCCAACCGGGTAATGCCTACCCGCGACAACAACCGCCTGGGTAAGCTAAATACCCGCACCAACATACAACAGGTGTTGTATGATGCGATAAGGGAATAA
- a CDS encoding histidine kinase (COG0457 FOG: TPR repeat) → MLLQTTEDSSRAYLHRDLGMEYKKTAEPDLAVEHFLKSLDISHRLGYLDNAAKCYHNLGSVYNIKGEFDLALDSYLNSLRLHEQLGDKNGQMKNHINLGNFFAGQRSFGKAEAHYSHALGLVEPGKDVRSEALLNLNLGGINTDPYNEQADPDKAIQYFEKARAAFSKLDEPHRLAGVVNNIGVLKEQQQKFSEAYDYYHQALEIRMQVQDIPGIAQSYMNLGNIRYQLNDFQKALSFYEKSVAEARKVQARNLVQDALQGISAAYASIGEHQKAFDFRLEYELLKDSLYNEEKSRQLAELETQYETEKKDKELLVKEASLKQKTAERNTYMITLAITVILSIVVIVVYHQRQRALSQLALKNEELHKRRISEMLKEQEIKSINAMLAGQDRERKRIAEDLHDRLGSTLSAVKLHLNAIDGGVQQHAPLLLYQRVNGLLDKAVTEVRDIAHNMVSGVLTKFGLVAALQDLKETIEATNQVKLEILVHNLDERLEGQVEIHLYRIIQELVSNILKHARATEVTIQINKHKGELLLMVEDNGVGFDPGVASMKKGMGIRNIESRVASLGGSLSIDSGKGGGTTTTIEIPVA, encoded by the coding sequence TTGCTGCTGCAAACTACTGAAGATAGCAGCAGGGCTTACCTGCACCGTGATCTGGGCATGGAGTATAAAAAAACAGCAGAGCCAGACCTGGCTGTTGAGCACTTCCTAAAGTCGCTCGACATCTCCCACAGGCTGGGGTATCTGGATAATGCAGCAAAATGCTACCATAACCTGGGCTCTGTCTACAATATTAAGGGAGAATTTGATCTGGCATTGGACAGTTACCTAAACAGTTTGCGCCTCCATGAGCAGCTGGGGGATAAAAACGGGCAAATGAAGAACCACATCAACCTGGGCAACTTCTTTGCCGGTCAGCGTAGTTTTGGCAAAGCAGAGGCACATTACAGCCATGCACTGGGGCTTGTGGAACCTGGAAAAGATGTGCGGAGTGAAGCGCTGCTGAACCTGAATCTAGGGGGGATTAACACCGATCCCTATAATGAACAGGCCGACCCCGACAAGGCCATCCAGTATTTTGAAAAAGCCCGGGCTGCTTTTTCCAAATTAGATGAGCCCCATCGTCTGGCGGGCGTAGTGAATAACATTGGTGTATTGAAGGAGCAGCAGCAAAAGTTCTCTGAAGCATACGATTATTACCACCAGGCCCTGGAAATTCGCATGCAGGTACAGGATATACCTGGAATTGCACAGTCTTACATGAACCTGGGCAATATTCGCTATCAGCTGAATGATTTTCAAAAAGCGCTTAGCTTTTATGAAAAAAGTGTGGCGGAGGCCAGGAAAGTACAGGCCAGAAACCTGGTGCAGGATGCTTTACAGGGCATATCAGCAGCCTATGCCAGCATTGGCGAGCATCAGAAGGCATTCGATTTCAGACTGGAATATGAATTACTGAAAGACAGCCTGTACAACGAAGAAAAAAGCAGACAGCTCGCTGAGCTCGAAACACAGTACGAAACAGAAAAAAAGGACAAGGAGCTGCTTGTAAAAGAAGCTTCTTTAAAACAGAAAACGGCAGAACGCAACACCTATATGATAACGCTTGCCATAACAGTTATACTGAGCATTGTAGTGATTGTAGTATACCATCAGCGGCAACGGGCGCTTTCGCAACTTGCATTAAAAAATGAGGAGCTGCACAAGCGGCGTATCTCCGAAATGCTGAAGGAACAGGAAATCAAATCGATCAATGCCATGCTGGCAGGCCAGGACAGGGAGCGCAAGCGGATTGCCGAAGACCTGCACGATCGGCTGGGCAGCACCTTGTCTGCCGTTAAGCTGCACCTGAATGCGATAGACGGAGGCGTACAGCAGCATGCACCACTACTGCTCTATCAGCGGGTAAACGGCCTGCTGGACAAAGCAGTAACCGAGGTGCGCGATATTGCCCATAATATGGTATCAGGTGTACTCACCAAGTTCGGCCTGGTGGCAGCGCTGCAGGATCTGAAGGAAACCATTGAGGCTACCAACCAGGTAAAGCTGGAGATCCTGGTACATAACCTGGATGAGCGTCTGGAGGGCCAGGTAGAGATTCATCTGTACCGCATTATTCAGGAGCTGGTGAGTAACATCTTAAAACATGCCAGGGCTACAGAAGTAACCATTCAGATTAATAAACACAAGGGGGAGCTGCTGCTCATGGTAGAAGACAATGGTGTAGGCTTTGATCCGGGCGTTGCCAGCATGAAAAAGGGCATGGGCATCAGGAATATAGAATCACGTGTGGCCTCCCTGGGAGGCAGCCTTAGCATCGACTCCGGAAAAGGAGGGGGTACCACCACCACCATAGAAATTCCAGTAGCATGA
- a CDS encoding response regulator containing a CheY-like receiver domain and an HTH DNA-binding domain (COG2197 Response regulator containing a CheY-like receiver domain and an HTH DNA-binding domain), with amino-acid sequence MINIMIADDHKMIIDGLTSMLATEAGLQVTGEAANGKELLEKMQKTPVDIILMDINMPELDGIETTRNVKANFPAVRVLILSMYNNPEFIRNLLEVGASGYILKNTGKEELIEAIRQVYAGQNYYGKEVTKVMMESLRGSSSSNNYSLTSREKDVLRLIVEECTTSEIAERLFISTHTVETHRKNLLSKLNLKNTAGLVKYAIEKGYYL; translated from the coding sequence ATGATCAACATCATGATTGCAGATGATCACAAAATGATCATAGACGGTCTGACTTCCATGCTTGCAACAGAAGCAGGACTGCAGGTAACAGGGGAGGCCGCTAACGGCAAAGAGCTCCTGGAGAAAATGCAGAAGACCCCGGTGGATATCATCCTGATGGACATTAACATGCCCGAGTTGGATGGCATAGAGACTACCCGAAATGTGAAAGCTAATTTTCCGGCTGTGCGGGTACTTATTCTTAGCATGTATAACAATCCGGAATTTATCCGCAACCTGCTGGAAGTAGGGGCCTCTGGCTATATTTTGAAAAATACCGGGAAAGAGGAGCTGATAGAAGCCATCCGGCAGGTATATGCAGGGCAGAACTACTATGGTAAAGAAGTTACCAAAGTAATGATGGAAAGCCTGCGCGGATCCTCCTCCAGCAACAACTACAGCCTTACCAGCAGGGAAAAAGATGTACTCAGGCTGATTGTGGAGGAGTGTACCACCTCAGAAATTGCCGAGCGGCTTTTTATCAGCACCCACACCGTAGAAACGCACCGCAAAAACCTGCTAAGCAAACTCAATCTTAAAAACACGGCTGGCCTTGTAAAGTACGCCATCGAAAAAGGGTACTACCTGTAA
- a CDS encoding phosphoesterase, PA-phosphatase related protein — MAGVHWRTNYTKSFVPGEKVAIGILRDQCLCYNVDYYFAFTRFDGTGIRILKFNDVS; from the coding sequence ATGGCAGGTGTACACTGGCGTACCAACTATACCAAATCATTTGTACCTGGAGAGAAAGTGGCCATAGGAATATTGCGTGATCAGTGTCTCTGCTATAATGTAGACTACTACTTTGCCTTCACCAGGTTTGATGGCACAGGTATCAGAATATTAAAATTCAATGATGTGTCTTAA